In one Saccharibacillus brassicae genomic region, the following are encoded:
- a CDS encoding NAD-dependent epimerase/dehydratase family protein, with translation MNKKLLITGASGKVGWSLTSKLRETGRYEIAATDLEADAGRGIAALDMTDPDAVRAAARGMDAILHIGWAEDDEDFLGKVLPVNVTGAYHIYEAARECGVSRVVFASSNHATGFYSAEERVEPEDPYRPDSFYGLSKCYIELLGRLYADKHGISSINVRIGNYPGNRPPASKRALKIWISERDLASLFACCVDADPSFDFLSLYGTSANAHNYYDIGYLKELIGYEPQDDAEALREEAERLYGELKDDELPLQGGGITRR, from the coding sequence TTGAACAAAAAACTGCTGATTACCGGAGCATCCGGCAAAGTCGGATGGAGCCTCACGTCCAAGCTGCGCGAGACCGGCCGGTACGAGATTGCCGCGACCGACCTGGAAGCGGACGCCGGGCGCGGCATCGCGGCGCTCGACATGACGGACCCCGACGCGGTCCGGGCAGCGGCGCGCGGCATGGACGCGATTCTGCATATCGGCTGGGCCGAAGACGACGAAGATTTTCTGGGCAAAGTGCTGCCCGTCAACGTGACGGGCGCTTACCATATTTATGAAGCGGCGCGGGAATGCGGCGTGAGCCGGGTCGTGTTCGCAAGTTCCAACCATGCGACCGGCTTCTATTCGGCGGAAGAGCGGGTGGAGCCGGAAGATCCGTACCGGCCGGACAGCTTCTACGGATTGAGCAAATGCTACATCGAGCTGCTGGGACGGCTGTACGCCGACAAGCACGGCATCTCCTCGATCAACGTCCGGATCGGCAACTACCCGGGCAACCGGCCGCCGGCGTCGAAGCGGGCGTTGAAGATCTGGATTTCCGAACGGGATCTGGCTTCCCTGTTCGCCTGCTGCGTCGACGCGGACCCTTCCTTCGATTTTTTGAGCCTGTACGGCACGTCGGCCAATGCGCACAATTATTACGACATCGGTTATCTCAAAGAATTGATCGGCTACGAGCCGCAGGACGACGCGGAAGCGCTGCGCGAAGAAGCGGAGCGGCTGTACGGCGAATTGAAAGACGACGAACTGCCGCTCCAGGGCGGCGGAATCACGCGCCGGTAA
- a CDS encoding manganese-dependent inorganic pyrophosphatase produces MAKVLVFGHKNPDTDTIASAIAYAELKKQLGVDAEAVRLGEVNGETAYALKHFGIEAPRLVETVADQSEGVILVDHNESQQSAADITDAHVLEVIDHHRIANFETAHPLYYRAEPVGCTATILNKLYKENGVEIRKEIAGLMLSAIVSDSLLFKSPTCTEQDVAAAKELAAIAGVDVDVYGLDMLKAGADLSGKTAQDLISIDAKEFTMGGSKVEIAQINAVDVDEVLLQQAELEEALKAKIVDKGLSLFVLAITDILNNDSVAIAIGSKTDAVERAYGVTLENNKALLKGVVSRKSQIVPVLTKAFEEA; encoded by the coding sequence ATGGCAAAGGTATTGGTTTTCGGTCACAAGAATCCGGATACGGACACGATCGCTTCGGCAATCGCGTACGCGGAATTGAAAAAGCAGCTGGGCGTGGACGCGGAAGCGGTCCGTCTGGGCGAAGTTAACGGCGAAACGGCGTACGCGCTGAAGCATTTCGGTATCGAAGCTCCGCGTCTCGTGGAGACGGTGGCAGACCAGTCCGAAGGCGTCATTCTCGTCGACCATAACGAAAGCCAGCAGAGCGCGGCGGACATCACGGACGCGCATGTGCTTGAAGTCATCGACCATCACCGCATCGCGAACTTCGAGACGGCTCACCCGCTGTACTATCGCGCCGAGCCTGTGGGCTGCACCGCGACGATCCTGAACAAATTGTACAAAGAGAACGGCGTCGAGATCCGCAAAGAAATCGCGGGCCTCATGCTGTCCGCGATCGTGTCGGACTCCCTGCTGTTCAAATCGCCGACCTGCACCGAGCAGGACGTGGCGGCAGCCAAGGAACTGGCGGCAATCGCGGGCGTGGACGTCGACGTATACGGCCTCGACATGCTCAAAGCCGGCGCCGACCTGAGCGGCAAGACGGCGCAGGACCTCATCTCCATCGATGCCAAAGAATTCACGATGGGCGGCAGCAAAGTCGAAATCGCGCAGATCAATGCGGTCGACGTGGACGAAGTTCTGCTGCAGCAGGCCGAGCTCGAAGAAGCGCTCAAAGCAAAGATCGTCGACAAAGGACTGTCCCTGTTCGTTCTGGCGATTACGGACATCCTTAACAACGACTCCGTCGCGATCGCGATCGGCAGCAAGACCGATGCCGTGGAACGCGCCTACGGCGTGACGCTTGAGAACAACAAAGCGCTGCTCAAAGGCGTCGTCTCCCGCAAATCGCAGATCGTACCGGTTCTGACGAAAGCTTTCGAAGAAGCGTAA
- a CDS encoding PAS domain S-box protein produces the protein MSKQPEREDPIFERIYEQSPVGIAVLAVGRGRVLYANAKFGRIFGCEADALKGLECADHLLGGDTPESKKIDAEILETLADPQQPREFERRCRRSDGSFVWISFHVSELDIAREPGTRCLVVHALDVTTEHQDRQKLMENSEAYQVLMQGTRELVTQTSMEGFLLYASPSVKTLIGYDPEEMVGRHRSEFYHADDVNPVSNLKTRDAQGQIFMRRIKHKDGRYLWFETMFRILKGRAGEPDTIMGIGRDVTTRKMFEDMLDEVQRIAHIGSWEWNLAEERIHYSEETMRIFEGELEQDESYPKSLLRILHPSDQAKLLDYTERMLRGEAEPFVTYRVILSDRTVKTIRSQYELWRGPGGEALRLVGMTQDITQQATIENLIRESEQRYKSLFDYNPSGVYAYDLEGRYVTVNASQEKLTGYAEGELIGVPIADLAVPEHRGRVEAGFDSVKRGEAQTYEARLTRKDESLIDVSITNTPIIVDGRIVGAYGIASDITERKRHLAQIEKLSYEHTLILNSVSEGIFGTDLEGGLVFINPAGAEMLGSRPNEAIKGLNLATIQQTSPDGIEYDPYDSPLMRALRTGESHQDIDSVFWRSDGSSFLASYRVTPLYDQGERKGAVVVFTDITGEKEIIRAKESAERADRAKSEFLAIMSHELRTPMNGVIGMTTLLGETELDDSQRSYVEIIAQSSESLMHILNEILDFSKIEAGKMTLEEEPMQVRHLLEQAIDLFSPRALEKGLILNAEVAPSVPEVLIGDPAKFRQVLVNLVSNAIKFTEAGGVSITIEPGFFHHPNGLTLEVSVRDTGIGIAPEKQGLLFQSFSQIDPSINRRYGGTGLGLAICKKLVELMNGFIGVQSREGEGSNFHFTLPLNVPEEELPDAIGGKEELALPLRVSDNDAPEQLASFAAAEETLRVLIAEDHPVNRRLLEEMLIKFGCVCDLAVNGREAVEAVSSHAYDLVFMDVQMPEMDGVAATRRIREMRGSQKPPIVAVTAFTDRENRKRCQDAGMQDFVGKPLFAAEVESLVEKWKIRIARTGV, from the coding sequence ATGAGCAAGCAGCCGGAACGGGAAGACCCGATTTTTGAACGAATTTACGAGCAGTCTCCGGTCGGCATCGCCGTTCTGGCCGTCGGCAGGGGGCGGGTTCTGTACGCCAACGCCAAGTTCGGCCGGATTTTCGGCTGCGAGGCCGACGCGCTGAAGGGTCTCGAATGCGCGGATCATCTGCTCGGCGGCGATACGCCGGAATCGAAAAAGATCGATGCGGAAATACTCGAAACGTTGGCCGATCCGCAGCAGCCCCGCGAATTCGAGCGCAGATGCCGCCGAAGCGACGGCAGCTTCGTCTGGATCTCTTTTCACGTGTCCGAGTTGGATATCGCCCGCGAGCCGGGCACACGCTGCCTCGTCGTGCATGCGCTCGACGTGACGACCGAGCATCAGGACCGGCAGAAACTGATGGAGAACAGCGAAGCTTACCAGGTGCTGATGCAGGGCACGCGGGAATTGGTTACCCAGACTTCGATGGAAGGCTTCCTGCTGTACGCGTCGCCTTCGGTGAAGACGCTGATCGGCTACGACCCGGAAGAAATGGTCGGCCGGCACCGATCGGAATTTTACCATGCCGACGATGTCAATCCCGTCTCCAACCTGAAGACCCGGGATGCGCAGGGGCAGATCTTCATGCGCCGCATCAAGCACAAAGACGGCCGGTACCTGTGGTTCGAGACGATGTTCCGCATCCTCAAGGGACGCGCCGGCGAACCCGACACGATCATGGGCATCGGCCGCGACGTAACCACACGCAAAATGTTCGAGGACATGCTCGACGAAGTGCAGCGGATCGCGCATATCGGCTCGTGGGAATGGAACCTGGCGGAAGAACGCATCCATTACTCGGAAGAAACGATGCGCATTTTCGAAGGGGAATTGGAACAGGACGAGAGCTATCCGAAGTCGCTGCTGCGTATTTTGCATCCGTCCGATCAGGCGAAGCTGCTCGATTATACGGAGCGCATGCTGCGCGGAGAAGCCGAACCTTTCGTGACGTACCGGGTTATCCTGTCCGACCGCACGGTCAAGACGATTCGCAGCCAGTACGAGCTGTGGCGCGGGCCGGGCGGAGAAGCGCTGCGCCTAGTCGGCATGACCCAGGACATCACGCAGCAGGCGACCATCGAGAACCTGATTCGCGAGAGCGAGCAGCGCTACAAGTCGTTGTTCGACTACAACCCGTCCGGCGTATACGCCTATGATCTGGAAGGGCGGTACGTGACCGTGAACGCCAGCCAGGAGAAGCTGACCGGCTACGCGGAAGGCGAACTGATCGGCGTCCCGATCGCCGACCTGGCCGTGCCCGAGCATCGCGGCCGCGTCGAAGCGGGCTTCGACAGCGTCAAGCGCGGCGAAGCGCAGACGTACGAAGCCCGCCTCACGCGCAAAGACGAGAGTCTGATCGATGTCAGCATCACGAACACGCCGATCATCGTCGACGGCCGCATCGTCGGCGCTTACGGCATCGCAAGCGATATTACCGAACGCAAGCGGCATCTGGCGCAGATCGAGAAGCTGAGCTACGAGCATACGCTGATCCTGAATTCCGTCTCCGAAGGCATCTTCGGGACGGATCTGGAAGGGGGACTCGTATTTATCAATCCGGCGGGCGCGGAGATGCTCGGTTCGCGTCCGAACGAAGCGATCAAGGGGCTGAATCTGGCGACGATCCAGCAGACGAGCCCGGACGGCATCGAATACGATCCGTACGATTCGCCGCTTATGCGCGCGCTGCGAACGGGGGAATCGCATCAGGACATCGATTCGGTGTTCTGGCGTAGCGACGGGTCGAGCTTCCTCGCGTCGTACCGCGTGACTCCGCTGTACGATCAGGGCGAACGCAAAGGCGCGGTCGTCGTCTTCACCGACATTACCGGCGAGAAAGAGATCATTCGCGCCAAGGAATCGGCGGAGCGCGCGGACCGGGCCAAATCGGAGTTCCTCGCGATCATGAGCCACGAGCTGCGCACGCCGATGAACGGCGTGATCGGCATGACGACGCTGCTCGGCGAGACGGAACTCGACGATTCGCAGCGCTCGTACGTCGAGATCATCGCCCAGAGCAGCGAGAGCCTGATGCATATCCTGAACGAGATTCTGGATTTCAGCAAAATCGAAGCCGGCAAAATGACGCTCGAAGAAGAGCCGATGCAGGTCCGCCATCTGCTGGAGCAGGCGATCGACCTGTTCTCGCCGCGGGCGTTGGAGAAAGGGCTGATCCTGAACGCGGAAGTCGCGCCTTCCGTGCCGGAAGTGCTGATCGGCGATCCGGCCAAGTTCCGCCAGGTGTTGGTGAACCTCGTCAGCAACGCGATCAAGTTCACCGAAGCGGGCGGCGTGTCGATCACGATCGAGCCTGGATTTTTCCATCATCCGAACGGGTTGACGCTGGAAGTGTCGGTGCGCGACACGGGCATCGGCATCGCGCCGGAGAAGCAGGGCCTGCTGTTCCAGTCGTTCTCCCAGATCGATCCTTCGATCAACCGGAGATACGGCGGCACGGGTCTCGGGCTCGCCATCTGCAAAAAGCTGGTCGAGCTGATGAACGGATTCATCGGCGTGCAGAGCCGGGAAGGGGAAGGCTCGAACTTCCACTTCACGCTTCCGCTCAACGTGCCGGAAGAAGAACTGCCCGACGCGATCGGCGGCAAGGAAGAACTGGCTCTGCCGCTTCGGGTCTCGGACAACGACGCGCCGGAACAATTGGCGTCGTTCGCGGCTGCGGAAGAGACGCTGCGCGTGCTGATCGCCGAAGACCATCCGGTCAACCGGCGCCTGCTCGAAGAGATGCTGATCAAGTTCGGCTGCGTCTGCGATCTGGCGGTGAACGGCCGCGAAGCCGTCGAAGCGGTGTCCAGCCATGCGTACGATCTGGTATTTATGGACGTGCAGATGCCGGAGATGGACGGCGTCGCCGCGACCCGGCGAATCCGCGAGATGCGGGGCAGCCAGAAGCCGCCGATCGTGGCGGTTACCGCTTTTACGGATCGGGAGAACCGCAAGCGGTGCCAGGACGCGGGCATGCAGGACTTCGTCGGCAAGCCGCTGTTCGCGGCCGAAGTGGAATCGCTCGTCGAAAAATGGAAGATCCGGATCGCCCGCACGGGCGTCTGA
- a CDS encoding DUF6055 domain-containing protein, whose amino-acid sequence MDSRNFRTDRKVEQKWRRSGVAALTALLAVTGSLAAVPARAEGVPVSGARQIAAQADAGTSAAAHAVRGVRNDGQTVSAANANHYETEHFQILWGNGGKHEQVTPELLQESGRTLEACWEVYVDVLKMRPSLASVNGAADPARTYKMNVIVMETGLPKYEQGWAFAGIDSDGYPYIMAAPGALRGDSVLPHELGHAIQFAHGQNSWRHSGYLGPWYEPVANWFREEYVVSQLYKRGGSTGRPELTFPYLAASSLTPVNGRAYYEAWPILKYLEENPDDLAGYGTGFVAQLLASGNPDNLQESFYELLARTNSKTDIQTAIGRYAAHMATFDFREKKVYNNEVKQQLQHGGIYWQQLYTMLNAVSGEPNTYAVPAERAPQAAGYNVIPLDATIPAGQTSVSVQATLNGSTQTPGAGWTAYLVAENASGVSRYSESFESGGSAELTVHAGEKAYVSVAATPTLESMSAVKIGIASWNGAFSEKKVPFESKPQYPYTLKLDGAQPQTRGIEGGAEHTVAKNPVVKNTFAEDAEDTFTEDAEYRFAEDGEDTFAEDAEDRFTVDGEDAFTEDGEDTFTEDGEDTFAEDEEDTFTEDAEDRFAEDGGSAHPNGGGFVANGASVDESVYVGPNARVLDRAVVKGTARIEDRAVVRGEAKVGGSARITNHALVQGGARVEGSAVVSGYAIVDESALVKDQARVGGQAIVRGEAVVSGSGQVLESAQASGYYEIGGNAVVKGLSLVRGGSRSAHGGAQGDAVTYGDFFDDQGYTLTSGAFSGYQSVQASVNTFKDGYAKKSDGGYERGTN is encoded by the coding sequence ATGGACAGCAGAAATTTCCGCACGGATCGAAAAGTCGAACAAAAATGGAGGAGAAGCGGGGTAGCGGCTTTGACCGCGCTGCTGGCCGTGACAGGGAGTCTGGCAGCCGTTCCGGCCCGGGCCGAGGGTGTGCCGGTATCCGGCGCGCGGCAGATCGCGGCCCAAGCGGACGCGGGTACGTCCGCAGCCGCCCACGCCGTGCGCGGCGTACGCAACGACGGGCAGACTGTGTCGGCCGCGAACGCGAACCATTACGAGACGGAACATTTTCAAATTCTGTGGGGAAACGGCGGGAAGCATGAACAGGTCACGCCGGAGCTGCTCCAAGAAAGCGGGCGAACGCTGGAAGCCTGCTGGGAAGTCTATGTGGACGTCCTGAAGATGCGGCCGTCTTTGGCTTCGGTCAACGGGGCAGCCGATCCGGCCCGAACGTACAAGATGAACGTGATCGTTATGGAGACCGGGCTTCCGAAGTACGAACAAGGCTGGGCGTTCGCCGGTATCGATTCCGACGGCTATCCGTACATCATGGCGGCGCCGGGTGCGCTGCGCGGCGATTCCGTCCTGCCGCACGAACTCGGCCATGCGATCCAGTTCGCGCACGGTCAGAACAGCTGGAGACACAGTGGGTACCTCGGTCCGTGGTACGAACCTGTCGCCAACTGGTTCCGCGAAGAATACGTCGTCAGCCAGCTGTACAAGCGCGGCGGATCGACGGGCCGACCGGAATTGACGTTCCCGTATTTGGCCGCGTCTTCGCTCACTCCGGTCAACGGACGCGCCTACTACGAAGCGTGGCCGATCCTGAAATATCTGGAAGAGAATCCGGACGACCTGGCCGGGTACGGCACCGGCTTCGTCGCCCAACTGCTGGCTTCGGGCAATCCGGACAATTTGCAGGAATCGTTCTACGAACTGCTCGCGCGCACCAATTCCAAGACCGATATCCAAACCGCGATCGGACGTTATGCCGCGCATATGGCCACGTTCGATTTTCGCGAGAAAAAAGTGTACAACAACGAGGTGAAGCAGCAGCTGCAGCATGGCGGCATCTACTGGCAGCAGCTGTACACGATGCTGAACGCCGTAAGCGGGGAGCCGAACACGTATGCCGTTCCGGCCGAACGCGCCCCGCAGGCCGCCGGCTACAACGTCATTCCGCTCGACGCGACGATACCGGCGGGCCAGACTTCGGTCTCGGTCCAAGCGACGCTGAACGGATCGACCCAGACGCCCGGCGCAGGCTGGACGGCGTATCTGGTCGCCGAGAACGCAAGCGGGGTCAGCCGCTACAGCGAGTCCTTCGAAAGCGGCGGCTCGGCCGAACTGACGGTGCACGCCGGGGAGAAAGCGTACGTCAGCGTGGCGGCCACGCCTACGCTTGAGAGCATGAGCGCTGTCAAGATCGGGATCGCAAGCTGGAACGGAGCCTTTTCCGAAAAAAAGGTACCGTTCGAGTCCAAGCCCCAGTATCCGTATACGCTCAAGCTTGATGGGGCGCAGCCGCAAACGCGCGGGATCGAGGGAGGCGCGGAGCATACGGTCGCGAAGAATCCGGTCGTGAAGAATACGTTCGCGGAGGACGCAGAGGATACGTTCACGGAGGACGCGGAGTATAGATTCGCGGAGGACGGGGAAGATACGTTCGCGGAGGACGCGGAGGATAGATTCACGGTGGACGGGGAAGATGCGTTTACGGAGGACGGGGAAGATACGTTCACGGAGGACGGGGAAGATACGTTCGCGGAGGACGAGGAAGATACGTTCACGGAGGACGCAGAAGATAGGTTCGCGGAGGATGGGGGATCTGCGCATCCGAACGGCGGAGGCTTCGTCGCCAACGGCGCAAGCGTGGACGAGAGTGTCTACGTCGGTCCGAACGCCCGGGTGCTTGACCGGGCAGTCGTAAAAGGCACGGCGCGCATCGAAGATAGAGCCGTCGTGCGCGGCGAAGCGAAGGTCGGCGGCAGCGCCCGCATCACGAACCACGCGCTCGTGCAGGGCGGCGCCCGGGTCGAAGGGTCCGCCGTCGTGAGCGGGTACGCGATCGTCGACGAGTCGGCGTTGGTCAAGGACCAGGCGCGCGTGGGCGGCCAGGCAATCGTCCGCGGCGAAGCGGTCGTATCCGGCAGCGGGCAGGTTCTGGAAAGCGCCCAAGCCTCGGGCTACTACGAGATCGGCGGGAATGCCGTCGTGAAAGGCCTCTCGCTCGTTAGAGGCGGGAGCCGGAGCGCCCACGGCGGAGCGCAGGGCGATGCCGTGACGTACGGAGACTTTTTCGACGATCAAGGCTACACGCTCACCAGCGGAGCATTCTCGGGCTACCAAAGCGTGCAGGCTTCCGTGAACACGTTCAAAGACGGATACGCGAAAAAAAGCGACGGCGGCTATGAGCGAGGAACGAATTGA
- a CDS encoding putative bifunctional diguanylate cyclase/phosphodiesterase, with protein MSNYSKMIILNEYFAAAGLLCSIIACVMIAVVTVGGVHSLKDLSTRERLPQLLAMAACFGGTVLFGTLSVLPVPAASYEPVYLLFPPAAGLLICLLALRLTGDAEGWKGAVHFVSTSAILTLSIMAFNYSNVFIIFGRVDLRPEVLLTAAIGLFSALFPLVRLALLVSRRTGRILERFPPAGLLFSAVGITITPAVMTLSALPPDIDTSMAGATDHLVPYILLFAVAAGLMILTDRYREEDAERKYRELQATETHYMSLFAHNPDAVFALDDGGRIVDMNGRAREMLSRLPEGTDLHMLTEWTTPDQQDKILDHYEKVMRGLSDEIDIRLHVEGRESETYLNLTSLPILIERRFTGAYSIAKNITDSKKTEEKIRHLAYHDELTGLNNRKYMREHVDRLTLDISASPFHLFFIDFDRFKKINDLFGHEFGDKVIAHAARILARELPEGTLLSRSTADEFIAALPAGLDPLGAARRISEQFSLPFRIGQQMVSLTASIGIARFPEDGADSDTLFKHADLARFDAQSRGGGRFAFFDRSRALENHERLILERDLQAAIEYGDLVLFYQPKVDIRTGELVGLEALVRWKHPKLGMVPPLKFISIAEETGLIVPLERWVLRTACLQMQQWMREGHPPVPVAVNLSQIHLMQTDIVESILSTLAELNYDTKLLELEVTESAMMNNEEQVIEILGRLKQAGISISLDDFGTGYSSLSYLQMLPIDCLKIDRSFIKGIATHANSLAIVEMILSMARQLDLRIIAEGIEHEEQVQLLRGLRCFTAQGFYYGKPVAAEDFYALGFDQRKLGS; from the coding sequence ATGAGCAACTACTCCAAGATGATTATATTGAACGAATACTTTGCCGCAGCGGGACTTCTCTGCTCGATCATTGCCTGCGTGATGATTGCCGTGGTGACGGTCGGCGGCGTTCATTCCCTCAAGGATTTGTCGACGCGCGAACGCCTGCCCCAACTGCTTGCGATGGCCGCCTGCTTCGGCGGAACGGTGCTGTTCGGGACTTTGTCCGTGCTGCCCGTTCCGGCCGCTTCCTACGAACCGGTCTATTTGCTGTTTCCTCCCGCGGCCGGCCTGCTCATCTGCCTGCTGGCCCTTCGGCTGACCGGCGACGCGGAAGGCTGGAAAGGCGCCGTGCACTTTGTCAGTACCTCGGCGATCCTGACTCTCTCGATTATGGCATTCAATTACTCGAATGTATTCATTATTTTCGGACGGGTCGATCTTCGGCCCGAAGTGCTGCTGACGGCGGCGATCGGCCTGTTCTCGGCCCTGTTCCCGCTCGTGCGCCTGGCGCTGCTCGTCTCGCGGCGAACGGGACGCATTCTCGAACGGTTCCCGCCGGCCGGCCTGCTGTTCTCGGCCGTCGGCATCACGATCACCCCGGCCGTCATGACGCTGTCGGCGCTGCCCCCGGACATCGATACGTCCATGGCCGGCGCGACCGACCATCTGGTGCCTTACATTCTGCTGTTTGCGGTAGCGGCCGGACTTATGATTCTGACCGACCGCTACCGGGAAGAAGACGCGGAACGCAAATACCGGGAGCTGCAGGCGACCGAGACGCATTATATGTCGCTGTTCGCCCATAATCCCGACGCCGTGTTCGCGCTGGACGACGGCGGGCGCATCGTGGACATGAACGGGCGGGCCCGGGAGATGCTCAGCCGCCTGCCCGAAGGCACGGACCTGCATATGCTGACGGAATGGACGACGCCCGACCAGCAGGACAAAATTCTCGATCATTACGAGAAGGTGATGCGGGGACTGTCCGACGAAATCGACATCAGGCTGCATGTCGAAGGCCGCGAATCGGAGACGTACCTGAATCTGACGTCGCTGCCGATCCTGATCGAACGCCGCTTCACCGGCGCTTACAGTATCGCCAAAAACATAACGGACAGCAAGAAAACCGAAGAAAAGATTCGCCATCTCGCTTACCACGACGAGTTGACCGGCTTGAACAACCGCAAGTATATGCGCGAACATGTCGATCGGTTGACGCTGGACATTTCGGCTTCGCCGTTCCATCTGTTCTTTATCGATTTCGATCGCTTCAAGAAGATCAACGATCTGTTCGGCCACGAATTCGGCGACAAAGTTATCGCCCATGCGGCCCGGATTCTGGCCCGGGAACTGCCGGAAGGCACGCTGCTGTCCCGCTCGACGGCGGACGAGTTCATCGCCGCGCTGCCGGCCGGCCTCGATCCGCTCGGCGCGGCCCGGCGGATCAGCGAACAATTCTCGCTGCCGTTCCGGATCGGCCAGCAGATGGTCAGCCTGACGGCGAGCATCGGCATCGCCCGCTTCCCCGAGGACGGAGCGGACAGCGACACGCTGTTCAAGCATGCCGATCTGGCGCGCTTCGACGCCCAGAGCCGCGGCGGCGGACGCTTCGCGTTTTTCGACCGCAGCCGCGCGCTCGAAAATCACGAGCGGCTGATCCTCGAACGCGACCTGCAGGCCGCGATCGAATACGGCGACCTGGTTCTGTTCTACCAGCCCAAAGTGGATATCCGCACCGGCGAGCTGGTCGGCCTCGAAGCGCTCGTGCGCTGGAAGCATCCGAAGCTCGGCATGGTCCCTCCGCTCAAATTCATCTCGATCGCCGAGGAGACCGGCCTGATCGTGCCGCTTGAGCGCTGGGTGCTGCGCACCGCCTGCCTGCAGATGCAGCAGTGGATGCGGGAAGGGCACCCGCCCGTTCCCGTAGCGGTCAACCTGTCGCAGATCCATCTTATGCAGACCGATATCGTCGAGAGCATCCTGTCGACGCTGGCCGAGTTGAACTACGATACGAAGCTGCTGGAACTCGAAGTGACCGAGAGCGCGATGATGAACAACGAAGAACAGGTCATCGAGATTCTAGGCCGCCTCAAGCAGGCCGGCATCTCGATCAGCCTGGACGATTTCGGCACCGGTTACAGCTCGCTGAGCTATTTGCAGATGCTGCCGATCGACTGCCTGAAGATCGACCGCTCGTTCATCAAAGGCATCGCCACGCACGCCAACAGCCTCGCCATCGTCGAGATGATTCTCAGCATGGCCCGGCAGCTCGACCTTCGCATCATCGCCGAAGGCATCGAGCACGAAGAACAGGTGCAGCTGCTGCGCGGACTGCGCTGCTTTACGGCCCAGGGCTTCTATTACGGCAAGCCGGTCGCGGCCGAAGACTTCTACGCGCTCGGCTTCGATCAGCGCAAGCTCGGTTCCTGA
- a CDS encoding DeoR/GlpR family DNA-binding transcription regulator — protein sequence MLGFERREKIIEFLRRDQKVFVAALSSLFEVTEETIRRDLEKLEKEGMVTRTYGGAVLNIHTNEDLSYQTRHTTNLPEKNEIARKLARLVSDGDTLMADPSSTVFEALRELGNTKKNLTVITNSSIIFTEYAKLGHTVISTGGTLRPHSNSLVGAVANETASKYVVDTALFSCKGLSAEYGVTDSNEPESELKKVMLKQARKTVLLADHTKFDQVAFVKLFDLGAVDYVVTDRRPSDEWMERLELGGVEVLY from the coding sequence ATGCTGGGATTTGAACGCCGGGAGAAAATTATCGAATTTTTGCGCCGGGACCAAAAAGTATTCGTGGCGGCGCTGAGCTCGCTGTTCGAGGTGACGGAAGAGACGATTCGCCGCGATCTGGAGAAGCTGGAAAAGGAAGGCATGGTCACGCGCACGTACGGCGGGGCTGTGCTGAATATTCATACGAACGAAGATTTGTCTTATCAGACCCGCCACACGACCAACCTGCCGGAGAAAAACGAGATTGCCCGCAAGCTGGCCCGGCTCGTGTCCGACGGCGATACGCTGATGGCCGATCCGAGCTCGACCGTGTTCGAAGCGCTGCGGGAATTGGGGAATACGAAAAAAAATCTCACCGTCATTACCAATTCCAGCATTATTTTCACCGAGTATGCCAAGCTTGGCCATACGGTGATCTCGACGGGAGGCACGCTGCGCCCGCATTCCAACTCGCTGGTCGGCGCGGTCGCGAACGAGACGGCGTCGAAGTACGTCGTCGATACGGCGCTGTTCAGCTGCAAAGGACTGTCGGCCGAATACGGCGTGACCGATTCGAACGAGCCCGAGAGCGAACTGAAAAAAGTGATGCTGAAGCAGGCACGCAAAACGGTGCTGCTGGCAGACCATACCAAATTCGACCAGGTGGCGTTCGTCAAGCTGTTCGATCTGGGCGCCGTCGATTATGTGGTCACGGATCGCCGTCCGTCGGACGAATGGATGGAGCGGCTGGAGCTTGGCGGCGTCGAAGTGCTGTATTGA